A region of Sphingomonas sp. DNA encodes the following proteins:
- a CDS encoding phosphatidylserine decarboxylase: protein MSSLEKSDEPTTPTVRYRMPSVHPEGRKFAVIAGAIALLFWFVIDWDWLGWIAAGVTVWILSFFRDPIRTTPTGEGLVIAPADGMVTMIATVPPPKELLGEGGLSADPVIRVSIFMSVFDVHINRTPIAGTIRNVVYIAGKFLNADLDKASEHNERQHILVEGEDGTKIAFTQIAGLVARRIVPWVKPGDRVVAGQRVGLIRFGSRVDVYLPEGTSSQVLLGQRTIAGETVIARIGVSELIEGVAQ from the coding sequence ATGAGCTCCCTTGAAAAATCGGACGAGCCGACGACGCCGACCGTCCGCTACCGCATGCCCAGCGTTCACCCGGAGGGACGCAAGTTCGCCGTCATCGCCGGCGCGATCGCCTTGCTGTTCTGGTTCGTCATCGACTGGGACTGGCTCGGCTGGATCGCCGCCGGCGTCACCGTCTGGATCCTGAGCTTCTTTCGCGATCCCATACGCACCACGCCCACCGGGGAGGGGCTGGTGATCGCTCCCGCGGACGGGATGGTGACGATGATCGCCACCGTGCCGCCGCCGAAAGAACTGCTCGGGGAGGGCGGCCTGTCCGCCGATCCCGTCATTCGCGTGTCGATCTTCATGAGCGTTTTCGACGTACACATCAATCGCACGCCGATCGCCGGCACGATCCGCAACGTCGTCTATATCGCCGGCAAGTTCCTGAACGCCGATCTCGACAAGGCGAGCGAGCATAATGAGCGCCAGCACATCCTGGTCGAGGGCGAGGACGGCACGAAGATCGCCTTCACCCAGATCGCCGGGCTGGTCGCGCGGCGGATCGTCCCCTGGGTGAAGCCGGGCGACCGGGTGGTCGCCGGCCAGCGCGTCGGCCTGATCCGCTTCGGCAGCCGGGTCGACGTCTATCTGCCGGAAGGCACGTCGAGCCAGGTGCTGCTCGGCCAGCGCACCATCGCCGGCGAGACGGTGATCGCGAGGATCGGGGTTTCCGAGCTGATCGAAGGCGTCGCGCAATGA
- a CDS encoding elongation factor Ts, giving the protein MAEITAAMVKELRERTGAGMMDCKKALAETNGDMEAAIDWLRTKGLAAAAKKSGRVAAEGLVGVAVQGTAGAVVEVNSETDFVAKNEQFQDFVRSVSQLALTTGEDIEALGNAAHPAGGSVNEVLTNNIATIGENQSLRRAGRVSVSDGVVVSYVHNAAAPGLGKIGVLVALESGADKTELETLGKQLAMHIAAAAPLALKGEDLDPALIERERGIAKEKAAESGKPAEIVEKMVEGAMAKFRKENALLSQLFVMDNKTKIEDVIAAEGKRLGAPVALAAYLRFQIGEGIEKKESDFAAEVAAAAGTSKAEPVA; this is encoded by the coding sequence ATGGCTGAGATCACGGCCGCGATGGTCAAGGAGCTGCGCGAGCGCACCGGCGCCGGCATGATGGACTGCAAGAAGGCGCTGGCCGAGACCAATGGCGACATGGAAGCCGCCATCGACTGGCTGCGCACCAAGGGCCTGGCCGCCGCCGCGAAGAAGTCCGGCCGCGTTGCCGCCGAGGGTCTGGTCGGCGTCGCCGTCCAGGGCACGGCCGGCGCGGTCGTCGAGGTCAACAGCGAAACCGACTTCGTCGCCAAGAACGAGCAGTTCCAGGATTTCGTGCGCAGCGTGTCACAGCTCGCGCTGACGACGGGCGAGGATATCGAGGCGCTCGGCAATGCCGCGCACCCGGCCGGCGGCAGCGTCAATGAAGTGCTGACCAACAATATCGCCACGATCGGCGAGAACCAGTCGTTGCGCCGCGCCGGTCGCGTCAGCGTGTCTGATGGCGTCGTCGTCTCCTACGTCCACAACGCCGCCGCGCCGGGCCTCGGCAAGATCGGCGTGCTGGTCGCGCTGGAGAGCGGCGCCGACAAGACGGAGCTGGAGACGCTCGGCAAGCAGCTGGCGATGCACATCGCGGCCGCCGCGCCGCTGGCGCTGAAGGGCGAGGATCTCGATCCGGCCCTGATCGAGCGCGAGCGCGGCATCGCCAAGGAGAAGGCGGCCGAGAGCGGCAAGCCGGCCGAGATCGTCGAGAAGATGGTCGAAGGCGCGATGGCCAAGTTCCGCAAGGAGAACGCGCTGCTCTCCCAGCTCTTCGTCATGGACAACAAGACGAAGATCGAGGACGTGATCGCCGCCGAGGGCAAGCGCCTGGGCGCGCCGGTCGCGCTCGCCGCCTATCTGCGTTTCCAGATCGGCGAAGGCATCGAGAAGAAGGAAAGCGACTTCGCCGCCGAAGTCGCCGCCGCGGCCGGCACCAGCAAGGCCGAGCCCGTCGCCTGA
- a CDS encoding isoprenyl transferase — MPASAGSATDAVAPAPAVPRHVAIIMDGNGRWAKARGLPRSAGHRAGAEAARRALRAAGEAGVECLTLYAFSSENWRRPKAEIADLTGLLRYYVKKELKTLLKEGVRLRVLGDHKAFETDVAEMVDDAVARTAGNNRMTVAIALNYGSRAELIGAMRNLAEDVAAGRLAPGDIDEARIDASLDTHGLPPLDLLIRTSGEQRLSNFLLWQAAYAELLFVDTHWPDFDENSMRAALDEYARRERRYGGL, encoded by the coding sequence ATGCCGGCCAGCGCCGGATCCGCGACCGATGCCGTGGCGCCGGCTCCGGCCGTACCCCGTCACGTCGCCATCATCATGGACGGAAATGGCCGCTGGGCGAAGGCGCGGGGGCTGCCGCGCTCGGCCGGCCATCGCGCCGGCGCCGAGGCGGCACGCCGGGCGCTGCGTGCGGCGGGCGAGGCAGGGGTCGAATGCCTGACGCTTTACGCCTTCTCTTCGGAGAATTGGCGGCGACCCAAGGCCGAGATCGCCGATCTGACCGGTTTGCTCAGATATTATGTGAAAAAGGAGCTCAAGACACTTCTCAAGGAAGGCGTTCGCCTCCGCGTGCTCGGCGACCATAAAGCCTTCGAGACCGATGTGGCCGAGATGGTGGACGATGCCGTGGCCCGTACCGCCGGCAATAACCGGATGACGGTGGCGATCGCGCTGAACTACGGGTCGCGCGCCGAGCTGATCGGGGCGATGCGCAATCTCGCGGAGGATGTCGCGGCGGGGCGGCTCGCGCCCGGCGACATCGACGAGGCGCGGATCGACGCCTCGCTCGACACGCACGGGTTGCCGCCGCTGGACCTGTTGATCCGCACCTCGGGCGAACAACGCCTGTCCAATTTCCTGCTCTGGCAGGCGGCCTATGCCGAATTGCTGTTCGTCGACACGCACTGGCCGGATTTCGACGAGAATTCGATGCGCGCCGCCCTGGACGAATATGCCCGGCGCGAGCGGCGCTACGGGGGATTATGA
- the rseP gene encoding RIP metalloprotease RseP yields the protein MNSPGIFFTIIAFLLVIGPLIFIHELGHYFAGRWFGVKAEAFSIGFGREVTGWTDRRGTRWKVGWLPLGGYVRFKGDMNPASQPSSEWLALSAEERAETFQAKALWQRFIIVAAGPAINFLFAILVYIALFASYGQPQTPPIIAVVQQGSAAAAAGLEPGDRVLAIEGRSIRRFEDIASYVSIRPGQPMAIDYERNGDRRSLTATPQSLEVEDRFGNRARIGRLGIGPGGVEVAALAPHEAVFAAFRQTGDTVKMMVVTLGQLIRGQRSLDEMGGPLKIAQFSGQQASLGWLDFVLFMSLISINLGFINLLPIPLLDGGHLLFYMIEGVRRKPLKPEAQEWAFRTGLAVLLALMIFVTFNDLASFGLFTKLGGLIG from the coding sequence TTGAACAGCCCCGGCATCTTCTTCACGATCATCGCCTTCCTGCTCGTCATCGGGCCGCTGATCTTCATCCACGAGCTCGGCCACTATTTCGCCGGCCGCTGGTTCGGCGTGAAGGCGGAGGCTTTCTCGATCGGCTTCGGGCGCGAGGTCACCGGCTGGACCGACAGGCGCGGCACGCGCTGGAAGGTCGGCTGGCTGCCGCTGGGCGGCTATGTCCGCTTCAAGGGCGACATGAATCCGGCCTCGCAGCCCTCGTCGGAGTGGCTGGCACTGTCGGCCGAGGAACGTGCCGAGACGTTTCAGGCGAAAGCGTTGTGGCAGCGCTTCATCATCGTCGCCGCCGGCCCCGCGATCAATTTCCTGTTCGCGATCCTGGTCTATATCGCGCTCTTCGCGAGCTACGGTCAGCCGCAGACGCCGCCCATCATCGCGGTGGTCCAGCAAGGCTCGGCCGCGGCGGCGGCGGGCCTGGAGCCGGGCGATCGGGTCCTGGCGATCGAAGGCCGTTCGATCCGTCGGTTCGAGGACATCGCCTCCTATGTCTCGATCCGCCCCGGTCAGCCGATGGCGATCGACTATGAGCGGAACGGCGACCGGCGCAGCCTCACGGCGACGCCCCAGTCGCTGGAAGTGGAGGACCGTTTCGGCAACCGCGCCCGCATCGGTCGCCTCGGTATCGGCCCGGGCGGCGTCGAGGTGGCCGCGCTGGCGCCGCACGAAGCCGTTTTCGCCGCCTTCCGCCAGACCGGCGACACGGTGAAGATGATGGTGGTGACACTCGGCCAGCTGATCAGGGGCCAGCGCTCGCTCGACGAAATGGGCGGGCCGCTCAAGATCGCCCAGTTTTCGGGTCAGCAGGCGAGTTTGGGCTGGCTCGATTTCGTGCTCTTCATGAGCCTCATCTCGATTAATCTGGGATTCATCAACCTGTTGCCAATCCCGCTGCTCGATGGCGGACACCTGTTGTTCTACATGATCGAGGGAGTGAGGCGTAAGCCGCTGAAGCCGGAAGCCCAGGAATGGGCGTTCAGGACGGGCCTCGCGGTGCTGCTGGCATTGATGATCTTCGTCACCTTCAACGACCTGGCCTCTTTTGGGCTCTTTACCAAGCTTGGCGGCTTGATCGGCTGA
- a CDS encoding CDP-alcohol phosphatidyltransferase family protein, which yields MSLPPERAGGGIPLRAVVPNAVTALALCVGLTGVRFAIAGEWDKAIYAIIAAAVLDGMDGRIARAMKGQTRFGAELDSLSDVIAFGVSPAIILHLWSLQYWPRLGWVFALAYAVCMALRLARFNARIDVEDQPHKSAGFLTGVPAPAGAGLLLLPIFLWLASGREWTWLQDYWLVAPWAAFVAFLAISNIATFSWTSLRLRRNVRLEAILAIALIGGAIFSAPWQTLSFIALAYLAMIPFSMASYAKVRQQRATAAGGPATPVPAPDVPEAAQPKAGRPLKRRASSPNSPSE from the coding sequence ATGAGCCTGCCGCCCGAGCGCGCGGGCGGCGGCATTCCCCTGCGTGCCGTGGTGCCCAATGCGGTGACGGCGCTGGCGCTTTGCGTCGGCCTGACCGGCGTGCGCTTCGCCATCGCTGGAGAGTGGGACAAGGCGATCTATGCGATCATCGCCGCCGCTGTGCTGGATGGGATGGACGGGCGGATCGCCCGGGCAATGAAAGGCCAGACCCGGTTCGGGGCGGAACTGGATTCGCTCTCCGACGTGATCGCCTTCGGCGTGTCCCCCGCGATCATCCTGCATCTATGGTCGCTGCAGTACTGGCCGCGATTGGGCTGGGTTTTCGCGCTAGCCTATGCCGTCTGCATGGCGCTGCGTCTCGCCCGCTTCAACGCCCGCATCGATGTCGAGGACCAGCCGCACAAATCGGCGGGCTTCCTGACCGGCGTGCCCGCGCCGGCCGGGGCTGGGCTGCTGCTGCTGCCGATCTTCCTGTGGCTGGCGAGCGGGCGGGAATGGACCTGGCTGCAGGATTACTGGTTGGTCGCGCCCTGGGCGGCCTTCGTCGCTTTCCTCGCCATTTCCAATATCGCCACCTTCTCCTGGACCTCGCTGCGCCTCAGGCGCAACGTCCGGCTGGAGGCGATCCTGGCGATCGCGCTGATCGGCGGGGCGATCTTTTCCGCACCTTGGCAGACGTTGAGTTTCATCGCGCTCGCCTATCTCGCGATGATCCCGTTCAGCATGGCGAGCTACGCGAAGGTCAGGCAGCAGCGCGCAACGGCGGCAGGCGGACCGGCGACACCCGTTCCTGCGCCGGACGTGCCGGAAGCTGCGCAGCCGAAAGCGGGGCGCCCGCTAAAGCGGCGCGCATCGTCGCCCAATTCTCCCTCAGAATGA
- a CDS encoding 1-deoxy-D-xylulose-5-phosphate reductoisomerase — translation MTRSITILGATGSVGRSTLDLVARNRDRFEIVALTARKDIDGLIELAGKFRPQRAVIGDETHLPCLREALAGTGVEAVGGDQAIVEAAGAGADWTMAAIVGTAGLNPVMRALEAGGTVALANKESLVSAGALMIQAAKASGATLLPVDSEHNAVFQCFDAARPEAISRVILTASGGPFRTRSLDEMRRVTPAEAVAHPNWSMGAKISVDSATLMNKGLELIEAFHLFPLGADAFDAVIHPQSVIHSLVEYVDGSVLAQLGAPDMRVPIAHTLAWPERMETPCKRLDLVEIARLDFAAPDLERFPALGLAKAALVAGGAKPAILNAANEIAVASFLESRLGFLDIASVVGDVLARFDPPAPSSIDAVLEIDREARGVATEVTGKFRS, via the coding sequence ATGACCCGCAGCATCACCATCCTGGGCGCGACCGGATCGGTCGGCCGCTCGACGCTCGACCTCGTCGCGCGCAACCGCGACCGCTTCGAGATCGTCGCGCTGACCGCGCGCAAGGACATTGACGGCCTTATCGAGCTGGCCGGGAAGTTCCGTCCGCAGCGCGCCGTGATCGGCGACGAAACCCATCTGCCGTGTCTCAGGGAGGCGCTTGCCGGCACTGGCGTCGAGGCGGTTGGTGGCGATCAGGCGATCGTCGAGGCGGCCGGCGCGGGGGCCGACTGGACGATGGCGGCGATCGTCGGCACGGCGGGCCTCAATCCAGTGATGCGCGCGCTCGAGGCGGGCGGCACGGTCGCGCTGGCGAACAAGGAATCGCTGGTTTCGGCCGGCGCGTTGATGATTCAAGCGGCCAAGGCGAGCGGCGCGACTTTGCTGCCGGTCGATTCCGAGCATAATGCGGTCTTCCAATGCTTCGACGCCGCCCGGCCCGAGGCGATCAGCCGCGTCATCCTCACCGCCAGCGGCGGCCCGTTCCGGACCCGCTCGCTGGACGAGATGCGCCGCGTCACGCCGGCCGAGGCGGTCGCGCATCCGAATTGGTCGATGGGTGCCAAGATCTCGGTCGATTCGGCGACTTTGATGAACAAGGGTCTGGAGCTGATCGAGGCCTTTCACCTGTTCCCGCTCGGCGCCGATGCCTTCGATGCCGTCATCCATCCCCAGTCGGTGATCCACAGCCTCGTCGAATATGTCGACGGTTCGGTGCTTGCTCAGCTCGGCGCGCCCGACATGCGCGTGCCGATCGCGCACACGCTCGCCTGGCCGGAGCGGATGGAGACGCCTTGCAAGCGGCTCGATCTGGTCGAAATCGCCCGCCTGGACTTCGCCGCGCCGGACCTGGAGCGGTTCCCCGCGCTCGGCCTCGCCAAGGCGGCGCTGGTCGCAGGCGGCGCGAAGCCGGCCATCCTCAATGCCGCCAATGAGATAGCGGTCGCATCTTTCCTTGAAAGCCGGCTCGGTTTCCTCGATATCGCATCGGTCGTGGGCGATGTTCTCGCCCGCTTCGACCCGCCGGCGCCGTCGTCGATCGACGCGGTGCTGGAGATCGATCGGGAAGCCAGGGGCGTGGCCACCGAAGTGACAGGAAAGTTCCGCAGTTGA
- a CDS encoding phosphatidate cytidylyltransferase — MTAQDTSRPASDLTVRFAAGVAMAAVALLAIYLGGWPFRLLVVAAAAIAWLEWNAMQGVARPWSWIGAGMMALFLLAGAEYLFPAGQMDEIVTEDGVGILAIAPTSFDPVWQALVVALAIAALLGAATRRVPIAWGFLYIAVPSFALLVLSWAWFGLVLWAMVVTWATDIGAYAAGRAIGGPKLAPTISPNKTWAGLAGGIAAAALFGWLVASMELLALGAPFLWLGGAMAVLAQAGDLYESWEKRRSGMKDSGTILPGHGGVLDRIDGLLPVVLATLAVPMAGLWVG; from the coding sequence ATGACCGCGCAGGACACTTCGCGCCCGGCTTCCGACCTCACCGTGCGCTTCGCCGCCGGCGTGGCGATGGCGGCTGTGGCCTTGCTCGCCATCTATCTCGGCGGTTGGCCTTTCCGTCTCCTGGTCGTGGCGGCCGCGGCGATCGCCTGGCTCGAATGGAACGCGATGCAGGGCGTCGCGCGGCCCTGGAGCTGGATCGGCGCAGGGATGATGGCGCTGTTCCTCCTCGCCGGCGCGGAATATCTTTTCCCGGCGGGGCAGATGGACGAGATCGTCACCGAGGACGGGGTCGGCATCCTCGCCATCGCGCCGACGAGCTTCGACCCGGTCTGGCAGGCATTGGTGGTCGCGCTCGCCATCGCGGCGCTGCTGGGCGCGGCGACGCGCCGCGTCCCGATAGCCTGGGGCTTCCTCTACATCGCGGTGCCGTCGTTCGCGCTGCTGGTGCTGAGCTGGGCTTGGTTCGGGCTTGTCCTGTGGGCGATGGTCGTCACCTGGGCGACCGACATCGGTGCCTATGCGGCAGGTCGCGCGATCGGCGGGCCGAAGCTCGCCCCGACTATCAGCCCGAACAAGACCTGGGCCGGGCTCGCCGGCGGCATCGCCGCCGCGGCTCTGTTCGGCTGGCTGGTCGCCTCGATGGAGTTGCTGGCGCTCGGCGCGCCTTTCCTTTGGCTCGGCGGCGCGATGGCGGTGCTCGCCCAGGCCGGCGATCTCTACGAGAGCTGGGAAAAGCGTCGATCCGGCATGAAGGACAGCGGCACGATCCTGCCCGGCCATGGCGGCGTGCTCGACCGGATCGATGGGCTGCTGCCGGTCGTGCTGGCCACTCTGGCGGTGCCGATGGCGGGGCTCTGGGTGGGATGA
- the rpsB gene encoding 30S ribosomal protein S2 produces MASTDVSMQALLEAGAHFGHQTHRWNPKMKPYIFGDRNGVHIIDLSQTVPLFARALDFVRQTSAAGGKVLFVGTKRQAQDPIAEAARRSGQHFVNHRWLGGMLTNWKTISNSIKRFKSLEEQLSGETHGLTKKEVLQLTRERDKLELSLGGIRDMGGIPDVMFVIDANKEELAIKEANVLGIPVVAILDTNVSPNGIAFPVPGNDDASRAIRLYCDAVADAVLAGRQGGAAQRGVDIGAQDEPPAEAVLAEA; encoded by the coding sequence ATGGCGTCCACTGACGTCAGCATGCAGGCATTGCTCGAGGCCGGAGCGCATTTCGGCCACCAGACCCATCGCTGGAACCCCAAGATGAAGCCGTACATCTTCGGCGACCGCAACGGGGTGCACATCATCGACCTGTCGCAGACCGTGCCGCTCTTCGCACGCGCGCTCGATTTCGTTCGCCAGACGTCGGCGGCCGGCGGCAAGGTGCTGTTCGTCGGCACCAAGCGCCAGGCGCAGGATCCGATCGCCGAGGCCGCGCGCCGTTCGGGCCAGCATTTCGTCAACCATCGCTGGCTGGGCGGCATGCTCACCAACTGGAAGACGATCTCCAACTCGATCAAGCGCTTCAAGAGCCTCGAGGAGCAGCTTTCGGGCGAGACGCACGGCCTCACCAAGAAGGAAGTGCTGCAGCTCACCCGCGAGCGCGACAAGCTGGAGCTGTCGCTGGGCGGCATCCGCGACATGGGCGGCATCCCGGACGTGATGTTCGTGATCGACGCCAACAAGGAAGAGCTGGCGATCAAGGAAGCCAATGTGCTTGGCATCCCGGTCGTCGCGATCCTCGACACCAATGTGAGCCCGAACGGCATCGCCTTCCCGGTCCCGGGCAATGACGATGCCAGCCGCGCGATCCGTCTCTATTGCGACGCGGTCGCCGACGCGGTGCTCGCCGGCAGGCAGGGCGGCGCCGCGCAGCGCGGCGTCGATATCGGCGCGCAGGACGAGCCGCCGGCCGAAGCGGTGCTGGCCGAGGCCTGA
- the pyrH gene encoding UMP kinase, which yields MTRPRFNRILLKLSGEALMGEGQFGIDPDAAARLAGEIKVAREDGHELCLVVGGGNIFRGLAGAAKGFDRASADYMGMLATVMNALALQNALEKIGVDTRVQSAIPMATVSEPYIRRRAVRHMEKGRVVIFAAGTGNPFFTTDTAAALRAAEMGCDALFKGTSVDGVYTADPKKVADAKRYDTVTFNQVLADNLKVMDASAIALCRDNNIPIVVFNIREQGNLARVLGGGGVATIVQN from the coding sequence ATGACGCGCCCGCGCTTCAACCGCATCCTGCTGAAGCTTTCGGGCGAGGCGTTGATGGGCGAAGGCCAGTTCGGCATCGATCCGGACGCGGCCGCCCGGCTCGCCGGCGAGATCAAGGTCGCCCGCGAGGACGGCCATGAGCTGTGCCTGGTCGTCGGCGGCGGCAACATCTTTCGCGGGCTGGCCGGCGCCGCCAAGGGCTTCGACCGGGCGAGCGCAGATTATATGGGGATGCTTGCCACGGTTATGAACGCGCTGGCGCTGCAGAACGCGCTGGAGAAGATCGGCGTCGATACGCGGGTCCAGTCGGCTATTCCGATGGCGACCGTGTCCGAGCCCTATATCCGCCGCCGCGCCGTCCGGCACATGGAGAAGGGCCGGGTTGTGATCTTCGCCGCCGGCACCGGCAATCCCTTCTTCACCACCGACACCGCGGCCGCGCTGCGCGCCGCCGAAATGGGCTGCGACGCCTTGTTCAAGGGCACCAGCGTCGATGGCGTCTATACGGCCGACCCGAAGAAGGTCGCGGACGCGAAACGTTATGATACAGTGACTTTCAATCAGGTACTCGCGGACAATCTGAAGGTGATGGACGCCAGCGCCATCGCCCTGTGCCGCGACAACAATATCCCGATCGTCGTCTTCAACATCCGCGAGCAGGGCAATCTCGCCCGGGTGCTCGGCGGCGGCGGCGTGGCGACGATCGTCCAGAACTAA
- the frr gene encoding ribosome recycling factor — MPAYDKGDIQRRMHGAVEALKHDLGGLRTGRASTALLDPVTVEVYGANMPLNQVATVSAPEPRLLSVQVWDRSNISAVEKAIRNAGLGINPITDGQNIRLPIPDLTEERRKELAKLAHQYAEKAKVAVRNVRRDGMDALKTDEKKKEISEDEHKRLDAEVQKLTDDAVKEIDDILAAKDKEILQK; from the coding sequence ATGCCCGCTTACGACAAGGGCGATATCCAACGCCGCATGCACGGCGCGGTCGAGGCGTTGAAGCACGATCTGGGCGGCCTGCGCACCGGGCGCGCCTCTACGGCGCTGCTCGATCCGGTCACGGTCGAGGTCTATGGCGCGAACATGCCGCTCAACCAGGTCGCGACCGTGTCGGCGCCGGAGCCGCGCCTGCTCTCGGTCCAGGTCTGGGACCGGTCGAACATCTCGGCGGTCGAAAAGGCGATCCGCAATGCGGGCCTCGGCATCAACCCGATCACCGACGGGCAGAATATCCGCTTGCCGATCCCGGACCTGACCGAGGAGCGTCGCAAGGAGCTGGCCAAGCTGGCGCATCAATATGCCGAAAAGGCCAAGGTCGCCGTCCGCAACGTCCGCCGCGACGGCATGGACGCATTGAAGACCGATGAGAAGAAGAAGGAAATCAGCGAGGACGAGCACAAGCGCCTCGATGCCGAGGTGCAGAAGCTGACGGATGACGCGGTCAAGGAGATCGACGATATCCTTGCCGCGAAGGACAAGGAAATCCTGCAGAAGTGA